The Flavobacterium sp. IMCC34852 genome contains the following window.
ACGTTTACGTTTCTTAGACAAATCAAAGTATAAAGTTATTAATAATGTAGTACTGCAATCGGGCGACTATACTTCACAAATTGACCACATAGTCATTTCAGATTATGGCGTTTTTGTCATAGAAACCAAAAATTACAAAGGTTGGATTCTTGGCAATGAACACTCTGAATATTGGACTCAAGTGATATACAAACGCAAAGAAAAGCTGTATAATCCCATACGACAAAACTTAGGTCACATTAAAACTTTGAGAAAATGTTTGAGTGAACATTCTAATGTAGAATACAAATCGATTATTGTTTTTTCTTCAAGAGCAGCCATTAAAGTTAATACGGTAACAGATGTTATATATTCATCCCAACTTGTTAGCACCATCAAACGATACTCAGACACCAACCTCACTGAAATCGAAAAAGAAAATATATTTAGTAAAATCAGTGGTTTGAATAGGATTGCTACCTATGACAAACGCCAACATATCAAATCCATTAAACAAAGAATTGAAAAACGAGAAAATTCAATTCGAGAAGACAAATGTCCTCAATGCGGTGGCCGCTTAATACTTCGCGAGGGAAAATTTGGTGATTTTTTAGGTTGCAGCAATTACCCTAAATGCACACAAACGATAAAATTAGAGTAACAAAACGTTATCTTCAAAAAGTCTACTAAATTTAAGACTAAAAAACAAAACCTTTACAACGATAAATCATGTCACAAATTGACCGATACAAATCCCTCCCCATTTACCAAAAAGCGGAATTGATTTTCCAATTGGTAGAAAGTTTAGTAGCATCTTTACCGGAGGATGATGACTACATTCAAGACACCAAACACCTGATGCTTGAAGATGCTATGATTATCCCTGCTAAAATAGTAGGTGCAGAAGCCGGTGATTTATACAGCATCAGGATGCAAAATGCAGCACTCATCAGGGAATATGCGATGCACTTGTATGTTCAAGTAGGCAGCTTAGCGTTTCATGACAATTACAAGGACTTAGAATATATAAAACTTATTCGCAAAGAGTTGGAGGAGTTTAGAATACTTTTTATTGAATGGGTTGAAAGTTTTGATACCAACAATCACCTCTGGGATGATTGGGGTTTGTTTAATCCTTCGGGAGCTATTCCGCCTAGTGATGAAGATACTGATTTTGATATCAATGACTTTTTTGAGGATGAGGATTAGCTTCTAGATACAGCTCGTCCCAAAAGACCAGACACTCAGGGTTAAGGTATTACGCAGTTAGCCCTTTGGGTTTAATAACCACCCTATTTTTAAAAAACACTTGATTTGTTTGCTGATAAATTGTAAATTAGGTGGCTAATTAATCTAACTACCTTTTTTATGAAAAAAACATTACTATTTATTGTGGCTATATTGTTTTTTGGGTTTATGACTCAAAAAGCGATGGCACAAAATCTACAAACTGTTGCTATACAAAGTGGGTTTAATGCCGATGTGGTGGCTAATGGTGTAGGAACCTCGGCATCTTCGACCTCAACGGATGTTGATGGAGTAAACTATGCTTTTATCTCGAGAGACTTTCAATTGACTACGGGCAGTACACCCTTAACTTATGGGCTACCTGTAAACGGACTGATTAATAGTGTGGTTGCGGCACCTGCCGGGCTTAGTTTTCAATTGGCGTCTTATAGTGGCAATAACAGTTTGCGACTTCAAAACGTTAATGACTCGGGGACTTTGACCTTTACCACTCCCATAGCGGCTGTTAATTTATACATGCTGGCTACCGGAGGAAGTGGTGCTTGTACGGTAAACGCAACCGTTAATTTTGCCGATGCTACTTCTGAAACCTTTACCGGGATTGCTATTGCCGACTGGTATGGCGGTGCTAATTTTGCCATTCAAGGGATTGGAAGAATCAACATTACGAATGATGTGTTAGAAACCGGAGGGGGAACCAATCCGAGACTCTATCAAATTCCGTTGGCCATCAGTGTAGCCAATCAAGCTAAATTGGTACAAAGTGTTACTGTGACTAAAGCCGGAGGGGGAATTCCTAACATCTTTGCTTTTTCGGTAGATGCGTATACCAGTTGTCCTGCTCCCAGTAACATAACTTTTACCTCATCTAATGACGGGGGTACTTTTAACTGGACGGCACCGACAAGTGCGCCATCAATGGGTTATGACTATTATTACAGTGCTTCTGCAACACCGCCAACAGCTTCTACTACTCCAACCGGGAGTGTGGCTGCCGGAGTAACTACAGCAACGCTTACAGGGCTTACTATGGGAGCTACTTATTACTTTTGGGTAAGATCCAATTGTGATACCCTGCAAGGTTTTTGGCAAATGAAAATGTTTACTACCGGACAAATGGAAGCTACTTATACTGTTGGGGATATCAATACCGAGTTTTCAACAGGACCAACTATCACTAGTAGTACTGCCTGTCCGGGGACATTGTCTTTAAACATTCCGGCAGGGTTTCAAATTGCGTCAACCGATGTTGCTTACACCATGACCACAGCCAGCAATGGTTGGATGAGTGAGCAAAGAACACTTTTAGTTTGTAATACTAACAATACTACGGAGGCCGCAATTGCTTCGGGTGTAGGTACTACAACAGGAACGTATGCTTATAACCGAACCGGATTAACGATTGCCAATGGTCTTACCGGCACGGTTAGTTTCGACCTTAGGGCTTGGAGAACCTATGGCGGTTCCGGTTGCAATGCTGATTATAACAGGGTTGACAACAACACTTGGAAAATCACTGTTACCCTAACGCAAGCGTTATCGACAATAGATGTGACAGCGCCAAAAATTAAAATCTATCCGATACCGTTTACCGATGTCATTCATCTTGATCATGCGCAAGAGGTCAACGCTATTGCTGTTACAGACCTCACAGGGAAATTGGTACAAACTATCCAACAACCGCAAGAGGCGATTTATTTAGGCGATTTAAATTCGGGGCTCTATATTTTGACGATGACCCTGCAAGATGGAAGTGTGCAACACATTAAAGCAATAAAGGAATAACATTGAGTAAAAAAAGGGTCATTATTGACCCTTTTTTTGTCGTATTTGTGGAATAAAAAGTGACCCGAAGCTTTAGCTGAATTGAGCGAAGCACACGAGGCGAAGCCGACTGCCGAAGGAAATGGAGAACCGTGGTACAAACAAGGCTTCTCGATACAATTTACAAATACAAAAACTAGCGTTTTTAACTTTAAAAATCACTCGAAGTGACGTGAGGAAGGCGTTGGGTTTGTGCGAGGCTTCTCGATACATTTTTGCTGCGCAAAAACACTCGAAGTGACGCGTTGAAGACGAGTGGTTTAAACTAAAGTCCCTAACCCAGCACAGTCCCGTCAGTTCGAGTGGTTTTTATGGAACGCAGTGGAATAATCCCGAAGTCTCGGGAGTATCGAAAACCGTGGTGCAAACAAGGCTTCTCGATATTATTTTTAAACTCAAAAGCTGTCGCTTTTAACTTTAAAAATCACTCGAAGTGACGGCCCTGAGGTTATTAGACTTATAGTGTATTTAGCAGTTACCGTCAGTTCGAGTGGTTTTTTATGGAACGCAGTGGAATAATCCCGAAGTCTCGGGAGTATCGAGAACCATTGTGCGAACAAGGCTTCTCGATACAATTTACAAATACAAAAACTAACGTTTTTATATTTATAAATCACTCGAAGTGACGGTTTGGTTGTTTTATCAAGTTATGCACTTAACGTCTGTTCGAGTGGTTTAAACTAAAGTCCCTAACCCGGCACAGTCCCATCAGTTCGAGTGGTTTAAACTAAAGTTACTATCGTTGCATTGTCCCGTCAGTTCGAGTGATTTTAAAAACTGAAAACGCTAGTTTTCAGTTTTTAAAATAGTATCGAGAACCGTTGTTTCAATTGAACTTTTTTTTTGCCAAATTAGGTAAATCATCATAATCACCTTTTATCAAAGCTTCTTTCTTAGCTTTTGACCATTTTTTAATTTGCTTTTCTTTTTCTATGGCAAAGTTTATATCGGTAAACTCGGCGTAGAAAACTAAAGTAACCGGTCTTCTTTTACAGGTATAACAATCGGGATAAAAACCTATATCATGTTGGAATAATCTTTGGGTAAGTTTACTTGTCACTCCTGTATAATAAGTGCCATCGGAACATTTTAATATGTATACGTAGGATTGTTGCATATTGTAAAAGTAAGAAATAATTTATTTTAACGAGGCTTCTCGATATTATTTTTAAACTCAAAAGCTGTCGCTTTTAACTTTAAAAATCACTCGAAGTGACTGCCCTGAGGTTATAAGACTTATAGTGTATTTAGCAGTTACCGTCAGTTCGAGTGGTTTTTTATGGAACGCAGTGGAATAAAAAATTGTATCGAGAACCGTTGTTTATGCGAGCTTCTCGATACAATTTACAAATACAAAAACTAGCGTTTTTATATTTATAAATCACTCGAAGTGACGGTCTAGCTTTTTTATCATGTTATACACCTTTCGTCAGTTCGAGTGGTTTTTATGGAACGCAGTGGAATAATCCCGAAGTCTCGAGAGTATCGAGAACCGTTGTGAAAACGAGGCTTCTCCATACATCACTATAGCTATCAGAAGACTCGAAGTAAAGGTTAGGTTTATTTGAAAGATTTTTGATAATTTTAGCCTATGAATGATAGCGAACTACTTTTCAGACGCCTTACTTTTGAGGAGTTTCAAACACTGGTGCAATGGGCGGCTTTGGAGGGATGGAATCCCGGTTTGGAGGATGCGGCTATTTTTTGGGCCACTGACCCGGAAGGGTTTTACGGTTATTTTGACAAGGAAACACTCATTGCCGGTGGTTCTATTGTTGCTTATGACGGACAGTTTGGTTTTATGGGTTTCTTTATAGTGCATCCTAATTACAGGGCAAAAGGCATTGGGCGAACACTTTGGCAACAACGTCGAGATACTTTGTTGTCGCGCTTGCAACCCGATGCTTCCATAGGGATGGACGGTGTGGTAGCCATGCAACCCTTTTACCAAAAAGGCGGTTTTGAAATTGCTTATCGCGATGAGCGTTATGAAAAAACAGGAAAGCCCTATCCTATTAATCCATTGGTACAAAAGGTTACCGAAAAAGATTGGGAAGCTATCTGTGCCTTAGACTTGGAATGTTTTGGCGTAGGACGTACCCGCTTTTTAAAACTTTGGCTCGAGGCTTCAAATGCTAAGGCTTTTCAGTATACTGACCACAATCATTTATTAGGCTTTGCCGTAATCAGACCATGCCAAACCGGTTATAAAATTGGTCCTTTGTTTGCCGAAAATGAGACTGTTGCGGCCGCACTTTACGAGCGCTGTCTTACTGAAGCGATTGACGAGCCCGTATATTTAGACATCCCGGTTTGTAACGAAGCCGCCGTGAATTTGGTACAACAATACAAAGCTACTTATGTCTTTGAATGTGCCCGAATGTATTATGGCAAGCCACCTAAAGTTGCTGTCGAAAAAGTATTTGGAATTACCAGTTTTGAGTTGGGGTAACATTCCTACCCTAAAAATACGCCATTTGCCTTATGTAACATCAACTGAAAAAAACTATATTTGGGTGTATAGTTTTACTCCTATTTGTTTGTCATGAAAACACTTTATTCCCTACTCTTTTGCTGTATCTTTTACAGTAATTATGCCCAAGATCCTGCTACCCCCGAAGGCGGAATGTTTGACTTTTTATACAACCTCAAAACACCTGAAATGCCCGGACAATTGAAAAATCCGTATATGTTTGTGCGCAAAGGCAACACGGCTATAACCATAGAAGGCGATTTAAAAGAAAGCAAACCGGCTAAGGTTAAATTCAGCGACGGCACTTATGAAGGCAGTGTGGTGATGTATAATAAGAAAGAGAAAGAATTTAAACTCAAAAAAGGAACCTATACGTTTACCAACGGCGATGTTTACCAAGGCGATTTTACCAATAACAGCGGGATTTATTATACCAACGGTACATATCTTTTTAAGAACGGTATTAAGCTGGTATTTTCACACCAACCCGGTAAGATTCAGTACTACGAGAATGTAAAAGGAGTTTATCATTACCAAAACGGAGATTCATGCGTGGTTGACTATTATGATGACGAAGTGGGATTTCATTTTTACCCTAAAACAGGCGCTCACTATTATGGTTCTATTAGCCATAAAACCAGAAACTTGCTCCCTAACAGTTATGTAAACTATTACCATCCCAGTGGAGTTACTTACAAAGGAAAATTATCCAAAAGCCTTCCTGATGGTTGGTGGCTTGGCTACAACCAAAAGAACGAACAAGTGCAAAGTGCCTACTTTAACAAAGGAAAACTACTGGGTGTAGTAGATGTAACCCCATTAGAAAGAACAGCACAAATAGCCTTTTTTATCAACAATAAAATGATTGCACCGTCGATTAGCAAGGTGAATAAAAACGGCAATGTGGTGTATTGTTACAAAGGCGATGGGGTCAACGGTAATTGTGAATTATTTGAAACGGATTGGAATTACATACCCAAATTTTACATCACCAAAGGCACTTTTAAAGACGGACAACTACAAGGCGATGCCACCCGAACCACCTATGACCACGAATTGAACGTAATAGCCTATGGCAAAGGAAAACTGGTGAATTATTTAGTGGATGGCGACTATATGGAGGCCACCGTTGACGGCAAAACCAGTTTCGTTGGAAAGTATGCCCAAGGGATAAAAGTGAGTGGGATGGAAACCTTTGAAGACGGTCGGATTTTTAACGGAAGCTACCAAAACGAATTACCTAAAAACGGAAGTATGACTTTCCCCAACAAAGAACGTTACGAAGGCGAATTCAACGAAACCGGAATGCGTGGCGCCGGGAAATACTTTTTCACCAATGGAGAGCGTATTGAAAGCAGTTATTTTCACCATGAATATGCTGTAGGCTGTACTTATTACAAAGCAGATGGCACCGAATATTTTGGTGAATATGACTTTAAAAAAAGGGAGTTTTCATCCAAAGATTATATAGCCGATTTTAAAGTAATGATGAAAAGCCTTGACGATGCTAAAAATCAAACGGCTCAACAGCAACAGCAACAACAAAGTTATAGTCAAGGTCGCACTTGCGGCAGTTGTAACGGTAGCGGTAATAATGTCAACACTTGCCCTATGTGTAAAGGAAGCGGTCAGTCTGAAACCTGGATGAAGGTAGATAGTTTTGGTCGTTATGCCGGCAAAGGCACTTGTATTTATTGTCGCGGCAACGGCACCATCAGTGTGGGCAGTTGTGGTACTTGCCACGGCAGCGGCAGGGTCAATTAGTTTTGGGAATCTTGAGTATATTTCGTAAAACAATAAGCAAGAGCAGTTTAGCGAATGATAATCATGTAACAATTAGCCAAAATTATGCAACACAAGTTCGGTTAAAAAGTGCCAAATTTGTTATCACAATAAGCAATGTTATCGGGTCAAGAGAAGAAAATATTCACCAAAAGCCCCTTTTTGGTCCTAACCGATAACCGCAATGCTTTGACATAAAAAAGGTAAACCGTCATGAGGGATCATGGCGGTTTTTTTATGTTATGCTTCATTCTTGAGTAGCTATAGCTTTGAAATTTCTGTTAGTTCTATAAAACCATTAACATTTGTTCTACAAAATATTGTCATTTTAACGGCGATAAAATGCAGTTTATCGGATTTGTTTTGTTTAACCACCAAAGTAGTGTTAAATTTATTTTCAGAATTAAACAACTGCTTTAATTCTATTTCATTCTGTCAACGGAAATCAATTTCCTCCAATAAATTGATGCTTGATTTCGTTTCAACCTACATTTTTTTCGCGTGCCTACTAATGGTTGTTTGAACACTGCTAGTGTTTGAATTATTCCTCATGTCGTGTTTCACTTTGTTTATTTAGTGAGGCTTAATTTCTATTATGCATTAGGGAAGAAACCGAAAATCCCTTCAAAGAGTAGGTAAATTAAATTAACAAACTATGGCAAAACTACACCCAAACATTTTTTTAATGACCCTATTTTGTTTATTCATGATAAACAAATCAAATGCTCAAACTATCATTGAGCCCGGTCCGGAACATTATGCCTCAAAAGCTTCCTCATCGAAGAGCAGCACTACGCCAATTATTAAGGCAAACACCAATAATCCCGAACAATTGAATAAAGCATTCAATTTGAGTAGCAGATCAAACACTAATGTAGCCCAATCTACTGCTGTTAACTGCTACATTCCACCAGATGCCACTTATACTAATTTCCCCGGAAATGATGATGGTTCAGTTGGAATTGCATTACCATTTCAATTTAGTTTATACGGAACAAACTATAATGTTGTCTTTATCAATAACAATGGAAATCTAACTTTTACAGCGCCCTCCGGTTCATTCGATCCGGTTGGGTTTCCAACTAATATACCAATGGTTGCCCCATTTTGGGCAGATGTTGATACTCGAGTAGGAAACACCGTAAAGTATAAAATAAGTCCAACCAGTTTAATCGTTACCTGGCCGGGAGTCGGTTATTATAATCAAAATATCAGCAAGCTGAATACCTTTCAGGTAGTAATAACCAATGGGAATGATCCTTTGATAGGATTAGGAAATAATGTTGCCTTTTATTATGGCGATATGCAATGGACTACAGGAGAAGCATCGTCAAATGGCGGTAGCGGAGGCTTTGGAGGAGTTCCTGCTACAGCCGGAATTAACAAAGGAGATGGTATTAACTTCATACAGATTGGTCGCTTTAATCAAAATAATACCACTTACGGCGGACCATTAAGCGGAACAAGCGGTATTAGTTATCTTGACTTTGGCTGTTATCCGTTAACTGCAGGTTCACTTACTAATTTACAACCGGCAGTCTCAGGAGTTCCGGCTAATAATACAATTAATATTGCTTGTGGAGAAACCGGCACTATCAACTTAACGGCCTTGCCTCCGGAAGTGGGTCAAAACGTTTCCGTGGTGGTTAATACCGGAGGATTGTGTAATACTACTCAAACTACGACAAGTGGAACTTCTTCCAATGCGACGGTCACTATAGCCGGTGACGCTTGTAATGAAGGTACGCATAACATTAGTTTTGTTTTTACCGATAATTTCAACCCCTCAGCCAGTACCACGGTTAACATTACTGTTGTTATTGGCACAGCTCCGGTCATTGCTTGTCCGGCTAATATTACTGTTTCAAATGCAACAGGTCAATGTGGTGCCAATGTTTCTTTTGCCGCAACGGCAACCGGTAGTTTAGCACCAACATTAACATACTCTCCGGCCTCCGGAAGTTTCTTTCCTGTGGGTACAACAACAGTAACGGCAACAGCAACCAATGCTTGTGGAACTGATACTTGCACCTTTACAGTTACCGTAAACGATACGGAATCTCCTGTAGTGACCTGTCCCGGTAATCAAACTTTACCCGTCGGATCCAATTGTTTGGTATCTTTACCTGACTATGTTACAACTTCAGCCGTAAATCTCTCCGTTAGAGTCAACAGTGGCTCTGCCGCGACGAGTTGTGTGGATGGATTTTTAGGCGGTGCGCCCGAACCACATTGGAGAGTTAATGTTAATAATCAAGGTTGGGTAACCTATCCTTCCAGTGGAATTTGCTTTGCCAATACGCCAAATATTCAATATAATCAATCTTATAATTGCAGTAATGACTATCCTGCCAGTGTAATAGTATGTTTTAGAGTGTTTGAGGATGATGGAGTGGCTTGCATTGTGAATGAAACTTGTTTAGTAGAGGTTTGCCAATCTTATCCTGCTCCGACGCCCGGAACAAGTGCTACTTATACCCTTTCAATTCCAAGTTCCGCACCCAGCTGGGGAACTGTTAGTTTTACTATAACTTCAACAGGAGCATTTACAAACTGTCCTGCCGCTACAGATAATTGCAGTGTTTCCGTCACGCAATCACCTCTTCCCGGTACACCTCTGGCGCCCGGTAATCACACCGTGACTTTAAATGCAACTGACCCATCCGGAAATACTGACTCTTGTACTTTTAACGTTCTTGTAATTGATACAACGGCTCCAATTATAAATTGCCCGCCGAATATTACCGGAGTTATGGCTACCAGTGTCAATGGAGCAGTTGTAAACTATCCGACACCTTTGGGATTTGACAATTGTAGTGGTGCAACAACCACAAGAATTGCCGGTTTAGCCAGCGGTTCAACCTTCCCGATTGGAACAACAACAGTGACGCATCAAGTAACCAATGCAGCCGGTTTAACAGCTCAATGTTCGTTTAACGTAACCGTTGTTGCTGTTCCTCCACAAATTACGTGTCCATCCAACATTACAGTAAATACTGCTGCGAATCAATGTGGTGCCAACGTAAGTTTTGCCGCTACAGAAACAATCGGTATTCCGGCTTCAACCATTACCTATTCTCCTGCTTCGGGAAGTCTTTTCCCGGTAGGTACAACAACCGTAACCGCCACTGCAACCAATACTGTGGGAAGTTCTACTTGTACGTTTACGGTGACCGTAAACGACACGCAACCACCAACCATAAATTGTCCGGCCAATATTGTGACCACCAATACAACAGGTCAATGCGGTAAAATTGTCACTTTTGAAGCAACGGCTTCCGATAATTGTGGTACTG
Protein-coding sequences here:
- a CDS encoding GIY-YIG nuclease family protein; translated protein: MQQSYVYILKCSDGTYYTGVTSKLTQRLFQHDIGFYPDCYTCKRRPVTLVFYAEFTDINFAIEKEKQIKKWSKAKKEALIKGDYDDLPNLAKKKFN
- a CDS encoding NERD domain-containing protein codes for the protein MPLVLLILFITLIVLLKIYQADIKGAIGEQNISLRLRFLDKSKYKVINNVVLQSGDYTSQIDHIVISDYGVFVIETKNYKGWILGNEHSEYWTQVIYKRKEKLYNPIRQNLGHIKTLRKCLSEHSNVEYKSIIVFSSRAAIKVNTVTDVIYSSQLVSTIKRYSDTNLTEIEKENIFSKISGLNRIATYDKRQHIKSIKQRIEKRENSIREDKCPQCGGRLILREGKFGDFLGCSNYPKCTQTIKLE
- a CDS encoding T9SS type A sorting domain-containing protein encodes the protein MKKTLLFIVAILFFGFMTQKAMAQNLQTVAIQSGFNADVVANGVGTSASSTSTDVDGVNYAFISRDFQLTTGSTPLTYGLPVNGLINSVVAAPAGLSFQLASYSGNNSLRLQNVNDSGTLTFTTPIAAVNLYMLATGGSGACTVNATVNFADATSETFTGIAIADWYGGANFAIQGIGRINITNDVLETGGGTNPRLYQIPLAISVANQAKLVQSVTVTKAGGGIPNIFAFSVDAYTSCPAPSNITFTSSNDGGTFNWTAPTSAPSMGYDYYYSASATPPTASTTPTGSVAAGVTTATLTGLTMGATYYFWVRSNCDTLQGFWQMKMFTTGQMEATYTVGDINTEFSTGPTITSSTACPGTLSLNIPAGFQIASTDVAYTMTTASNGWMSEQRTLLVCNTNNTTEAAIASGVGTTTGTYAYNRTGLTIANGLTGTVSFDLRAWRTYGGSGCNADYNRVDNNTWKITVTLTQALSTIDVTAPKIKIYPIPFTDVIHLDHAQEVNAIAVTDLTGKLVQTIQQPQEAIYLGDLNSGLYILTMTLQDGSVQHIKAIKE
- a CDS encoding GNAT family N-acetyltransferase codes for the protein MNDSELLFRRLTFEEFQTLVQWAALEGWNPGLEDAAIFWATDPEGFYGYFDKETLIAGGSIVAYDGQFGFMGFFIVHPNYRAKGIGRTLWQQRRDTLLSRLQPDASIGMDGVVAMQPFYQKGGFEIAYRDERYEKTGKPYPINPLVQKVTEKDWEAICALDLECFGVGRTRFLKLWLEASNAKAFQYTDHNHLLGFAVIRPCQTGYKIGPLFAENETVAAALYERCLTEAIDEPVYLDIPVCNEAAVNLVQQYKATYVFECARMYYGKPPKVAVEKVFGITSFELG